The following DNA comes from Burkholderia sp. HI2500.
ACCTCGACGAAGATCACGAGCGGCAGCAGCGCCCCCGGCACACCCATGTGCGCCATGTATTGCTCGGTGCCTGCGTAGTTGAAGATCTTGCTGATGCCCGCGCCGACGTAGACGCCGGCGATGAGGGTGCGCACCAGGACGGACAGGATGGCGTTGACGGTGGGCGTCTGCGCAGCGGTTCGGTACAGGGCGCGGTTGATCGATCGAATCATGGTGAGTCCTTGTTCGAGGGGCGGCGGATCGGCGATCCGCCGCCGTGTTCAGCGGTTGGGGTTCGGGGCCGCGCTCACGCGCGAAACGGCGGGTAGTCGGTATAGCCGGCTTCGCCGCCGCCATAGGCCATGGACATGTCCGCATGCGCGAGCGGCCGGTCGTGCCGGAGGCGTTCGGCAAGATCCGGGTTCGCGATGAACGGGTAGCCGAACGACACGAGATCGGCATGGCCGTCGGAAAGTGCCGTTTCCGCGCGTGCTTTCGTATAGCCGTTGTTCGCGATGTAATGCCCGCCGAACGCGTGCCTGAGCGCGCCGTAGTCGAATGCGGGCACCGCGTCCGGTGCGGCCTGAGGGATGCCTTCGACGACATGGAGATAGACCGCGAGTCCGCTCAGCCGGTTGGCGAATCGCTCGAACAGCGTTTGCGGATCGCTATCCGCGATTCCACCGAAATGCGGCGTGACCGGAGAGATACGGATACCTAATCGATCGGGGCCTGAAACGAGGCCGACTGCGCGCACGACCTCGAGTGGCAGCCGAAGCCGGTTGTCGATCGTGCCGCCGTAGTCGTCGGTCCGGCGGTTCGTGCCGTCACGCAGGAACTGGTCAAGCAGATAGCCGTTGCCGGCGTGAATCTCCACGCCGTCGAACCCGGCCTGCAATGCGGCGCGAGCGGCCAGCACGTATTGGTCGACGACGGCGGGCAATTCGGCGGTTTCGAGCGCGCGCGGCACCGGGTACGGCTGCGGGCCGGTCGGCGTATAGGCGTCGCCGTCGGGCCGGATCGGCGACGGCGCGACCGGTCGTGCGCCGTCCGGCTGCAGGTCTGGGTGACCGATGCGGCCGACATGGGCCAGTTGCACGAAAATGCGGCCGCCTTCACGGTGCACCGCATCGGTCACCTGTTTCCAGCCCGCGATCTGCGCGTCGCTGTAGATGCCCGGCGTGAACGGATAGCCCTTGCCCTGTGGCGAGATCTGCGCGCCCTCGGTGACGATCAGGCCGGCCGAGGCCCGTTGTGCGTAGTAGGTCGCGTTCATCGGGCCGGGCGCGTCGCCGGCACCGGCACGGCTGCGCGTCATCGGCGCCATTACGATGCGATTCCTGAGCGTGATGCGCCCGAGTTCGATCGGGTCGAACGGCGTCGGACGCGCAGGTGCCCGGGGCGGTGAAAGCAAGCGGTCGGTCGTCATGGTTCCATGTTCCTGTGACATTGACGGGGGACTGTCGACGCGGGGGAAGCCGCGATCGACATGGCGTGACAGGAATGTAGGGGATCGTTTCGATCCAAACAATTGGCTAGAATGGATCGTTAAAATCAATTTTCTGGATAGATCGTGGATCGCAGCCCCAATCTGGATCAGCTTCGTGCGTTCGTCGCCGTCGTCGAGGCAGGCAGCTTTTCAGGGGCGGCGCGTCGGCTCGGCAGGGCGCAATCGGTGGTGAGTTATGCGGTCGCCAGCCTTGAGGCACAGCTGGGCATGCCGTTGTTCGAGCGCGGCAGACGCCGTCCGCAACTGACGGCCGCCGGCGAGGTCGTGCTCGCCGATGCGCGTCGGCTCGACATGCTGATGGGGCAGTTGCAGGCGAAGACGGCCGGTTTGCGGGGCGGCGTGGAAGCCGAGCTGTCGCTGGCCGTCGACGTGATGTTTCCGTTGCCGAAGCTGGTCGAAGGCATGCAGGCGTTTGCGGAGGCGTTCCCGACCGTCGCACTCAACCTGGCGATCGAAGCGCTCGGCGGCGTCATGAAGCTGGTGCTCGACGGCGGCTGTGCGCTCGGCATCAGTGGCCCGATTCCGAACTGGCCGGATGCGATCGACGCGACCTCGATGGGGGCGATCGAGTTGCTGACCGTTGCGGCGCCCATGCATCCGCTCGCGTTGCGTGACGCGCCGATTCCGCTCTCGGAGGCGCGCGAGCATACGCAGATCGTGCTCACCGACCGCAGCAAGGTCACCGACGGGCAATCGTTCGGAATCCATGCGACCCGCACCTGGAAGGTGGCCGACCTCGGCGCGAAACATCGGTTGCTGCTCGCCGGGCTGGGCTGGGGATCGATGCCGATGCATCTGATCGAGGACGATCTGCAGTCGGGCCGTCTCGTGCCGGTGCAACTGGCCGACCGGCGCACGTTCCGCTACGGACTATCGCTGATCCGGCGTGCCGATCGCGCGAGCGGTCCGGCCGCGCAGTG
Coding sequences within:
- a CDS encoding alkene reductase; this encodes MTTDRLLSPPRAPARPTPFDPIELGRITLRNRIVMAPMTRSRAGAGDAPGPMNATYYAQRASAGLIVTEGAQISPQGKGYPFTPGIYSDAQIAGWKQVTDAVHREGGRIFVQLAHVGRIGHPDLQPDGARPVAPSPIRPDGDAYTPTGPQPYPVPRALETAELPAVVDQYVLAARAALQAGFDGVEIHAGNGYLLDQFLRDGTNRRTDDYGGTIDNRLRLPLEVVRAVGLVSGPDRLGIRISPVTPHFGGIADSDPQTLFERFANRLSGLAVYLHVVEGIPQAAPDAVPAFDYGALRHAFGGHYIANNGYTKARAETALSDGHADLVSFGYPFIANPDLAERLRHDRPLAHADMSMAYGGGEAGYTDYPPFRA
- a CDS encoding LysR family transcriptional regulator gives rise to the protein MDRSPNLDQLRAFVAVVEAGSFSGAARRLGRAQSVVSYAVASLEAQLGMPLFERGRRRPQLTAAGEVVLADARRLDMLMGQLQAKTAGLRGGVEAELSLAVDVMFPLPKLVEGMQAFAEAFPTVALNLAIEALGGVMKLVLDGGCALGISGPIPNWPDAIDATSMGAIELLTVAAPMHPLALRDAPIPLSEAREHTQIVLTDRSKVTDGQSFGIHATRTWKVADLGAKHRLLLAGLGWGSMPMHLIEDDLQSGRLVPVQLADRRTFRYGLSLIRRADRASGPAAQWLIDYLSRQGDPNGRRA